Below is a genomic region from Fulvia fulva chromosome 5, complete sequence.
ACGAGCGGATCGCCTTTGATGCCGCGTCCAAGAAGGTCGGATTGCCAGTATGGCTTTCTGCTTCGGTATGTTCATGTTCATACAACACAGAAAAACAAAACACTGACATTCCTCTCAGACCGCAGCAACAATGACCATGAACTCCCCAGAATCAATGCTAGCCCTCTACAACCTCGCCACATCCCCCACCCACACCTCCTCCAAATACCCCAACCAACCCCTCTACGCCGCCGAACTGATGCGCGAAATCGGCCTGAAATGCATCGGTTTCAACGGTGTGCCCCGTACCATCAACGTCCTCGGTGCATTCTACTCCAGTCTTCCTGCAGAAATCCAGTCCCAACTAGCCCAACGAAAACCGCGCCGACACCTCTCCAAATCCAACATCGAGGACGTCCTAGCCCGGGGCGATGGGTTGTGGGACAGTATTTACCACCCTTTCTCACATAAATTGAGTAAGAAACTAGCGCAATCGCATCCTGACTTACCGGTGCACATTATCGAGTCAGAATACGGATGTCTCTTCTCAGATCCGCCGGGTGCTGCGGGTGAGGGGATTCCGAATGTGGGGAGGGTGCTCACGTCTGTGATTGCGGTGGCGTGCTTGAGGGCGCAGAGTGGGGTGGGGCCGCAGGTTGTTAGTCATGTGTTTGGGCTCAGAAAGGCGTTTGAGGATGGGAGTGCGGAAGGGGAGGAGGAGGTGCCCGGGGGAAGGTGGGTGGCGGGGAATGAGGGGAGTTTGTGGTTGTTGGAGCAGGTGGATAGGATTGTGTATGGGCTTGGGGAGGGGAGGGGGACGACGTATGCGCCGGGTTTCGAGAGTGCGCCGAAGGCGAAGCTTTGAAGAAGAGGTATAGATGGTGTCGGTTTTTGTACATGTGGAGGATATAGAAGAGATCATGAGACAGGTCTGACTATCCCAATCTATTCCATTACACCTAAAGGCTCCTTCACCTCGAACTTCGCACCAGTCTTCTGCTTGATCTCATCCACACCAATACCCGGTGCCGTCTCGACCAAAGTCAGCCCTCCCTTCTTACGATCCACATCAAAGACAGCCAGATCCGTAATAATCGTACTAACACACCTCGCTCCAGTCAGAGGCAGAGTACAATGCTGCACAATCTTCGGCGCACCATACTTGTCCACATGGTCCGTCAAGACCACAATCTTCGTCTGATCCGGGTTCGACACAAGATCCATAGCACCTCCCATCCCCTTGAAAACCTTGCCGGGGATCATGTAGTTGGCCAGATCGCCGTTTGCGCCAACTTGCAGAGCACCAAGCATACTGACGTCGACGTGTCCACCACGGATCATGCCAAACGATTCGCTGCTGTCAAAGACGCTGGCGCCCTTGACGAGCGTGACGGTCTCCTTGCCGGCGTTGATGATGTCGGCATCAAGCTCGCCTTCAGTCGGGTAGGGACCCATACCCAGAATCCCGTTCTCAGATTGGATCCAGACGTTGGAATTTGGTGGTAGGAATGAAGGTGCCAATGTAGGCATCCCGACCCCGAGGTTGACGTAGAAGCCGGGCTTGAGTTCCTTTGCGGCTCGCTTGGCGATCAGGTTCCGTCGTCGTAGAGCGTCTGATTTCTGCCCTTCGGCTTCGATGTCGGTGTCTTGGCGGAGGGTTTTGACTTCGATGATTTTCTCCTCGGTGGCTTGCACGATGCGGTCGATGAAGATGCCGGGGAGGTCGATCTGATCTGGTGAGAGCTCGCCGACTTCTACAATGTGTTCGGCTTCTACAATGGAGACTGCTGCGGCCTTGGCCATGAGGGGTCCGAATGATTTGGTCGTGTACCGGAACTGGACGTTGCCGGCCTTGTCGACTTTGTGCGCTCGAAGGATAGCCACGTCGCCCTTGATGGCCGTCTCCATGTTGTAGACACGGCCGTCGAAGATGCGAGTTTCGCGGGCTTTGCCATCTTCAATCGTTTCGCCGCCCTTCAGCCTCGCAGGGATCTGCCCAGTCTGGATGAAAGTGTTGACACCAGTTGGTGTGAAGAAGGCAGGAATACCCGCTCCTCCACATCGCAGCTTCTCGGCGATGGTTCCTTGTGGAGTGAGCTCGATTGCGACTTCACCGTTAAGGTACTTCTTCTCCAGCTTCTTGTTGTTACCCAGAAAACTGCAGATAGCACGAGTGATCTGGCCGGATTCAATCAATGGCGAAAGACCACCACCAATCGCGGTCCCGGCATTGTTGGATACCGCAGTCAATGAATGCAGGCTGTCTGGCCCTCGTCGCACAAGAGCTGCGATGATGGTCTCTGCTGTGCCACACAGACCGAAGCCCGCTGAAAGAAGTGTCGATCCAGACTTGATATCCGCGACCGCCTCATCGGCCGAAGCGTAGACCTTCGACTTTCCGCGCACTTTAGCTGGAGGACGTCCAGATGCCTCGCGCCATGAGACTGCGCTGGTCCTGAACGATCTCCTCTGGCCAGCGAGTTTCTGTGCTCGTAACGCGGTTCGTGGAGTTTGAACCAGACGGATCTGCATCCGCGTGGCGCTCGCGAGCTGGGACGTGAAGGGGCGTACGAAGTCCATGGCGACCAATTGCAAGCGAATGCCTCAGTCAGCTTTCTCGATTTTGCGTGTTGTGGATTGAAACAATGCTCAGTATCATTGGCACGAATCCCAAACAATGCAGAGCAGCAACGATATCGGCAGTGAGCTGACTATAAACAGTCTCTCCTCTCCACGTCGGCAATTCGTTGCGGACATGGCGGCAACGTGCACGGATGCAAGTGTCGGATGAAGTCTTCTCCTGGAGTCCTGGAGCGTGGCGGTCCGAACACCGTGCACAGCTTCTCTTCCTTCCATCGACATTCACTTCACGGTCGCTGCTATTGCATCGATGATGCGTGTCTACGACATGTCAGAGTGAGGGGACATCACCTTCAATCTCCCCTTTCCTCGCCGCAGACGGACTGCGAGCTCTCAGCTTCTCTCCAAAAAACCACAGCACGGATGCACCATACGCCTGGATCCCAGTATACAGCACCGAGACCCCAAAGGAGAACAGGAAGCCTCCTATGTCTGGCACGATCCAATGTGGCGTGGCCTGCACAGACCACCCGTACATGAATATGCCACCGGACGCCAGCACAATCGAGGGAAACACCAGCGCAATGCGATGTTCTGGCTTTCCGGGGGCTTTCTCGGAGAAGCGCTTGTAGGTGAGATCGAGAATATACCCGCCCGGCTGAGTTCCAGAGATTTGACCGAGCATCAGAGCATGTAGTTCAGACCTGCAATGCCAAGGGATTGGCCATAAACTTCTGTGAAGACGCGGAAGAAGGTCGAGAGGACCAGGAAGAAGATGCCGTAAAGCAGAGCTAGGTATAGCGCCAGGAACTGGACGATCGGCTGCGTAGAAAGAAGTATGAAAGGTCTGACGAAGGCTTGCTTCAAGACTTTGACAGTGGTATGATCTTCGAGTTCCCACTCTGTTCTGAGGCGACTGTTTCCCGTCTCACGGCGTAGTTTGGAGACCCTCCAGTAGAGGATCCGAGGTCCGAAGGTTTCCGGGAGGTTAAAGTAGATGAGGATCTGAACGAATGTGCCGAAGATCGTTATGGAGTAGAAGTTCCAGCGTCAAGTGGATTTCTCGGCGACCCAGCTATGGAAGAGAAATCAGCCCTTGTGAAGAAAGGAAGAGGAAGAAATTAGACTCACGCTCCCAACACCGGCCCCAATGACGGACCAACAATGAAACCTGAAGTGTACAAAGCGACCGCCATACCCCGTTCCTCTTTGCGAAAGAGATCCCCCAACACCCCTCCACCAATCGACGCCGGCGCACAAGCTCCCAATCCACACAGCAATCGAAAAGCCAGCATTTCGCCCCTTGTATGCGCGAAATCACAGGCCAGGTTGAAGACCAAGAAGAAGATGTTCGCCAATTGCAACACAATCATCCTTCCGTAGATCTCACTGAGGGGCGCCAGGAAGAGCGGACCAACGATGTAGCCGATGAAGAAGATTGAGAAGACGAGTTGGAGGTCGAAGGAGGAGGTGAGATGAGGGTCTCGTGAAAGCTCGGTTGCTGCTGGGGCGATCATGGTTGATGAGATGGGGGTCATGAATGTTATGAGGGAGACGAGAGCTGTGACGATCCATTTGCGTTTGAATGGCCAGTTTTGGGGGTTTGCCGGGTCATTGGGCCCAGGCCATGTTATCTGTATGTCGAAGGTGAGCTTCGGGGTGGTGGTGGCTTGTGGATTTGAAGACTTACAAGATTTGTTTCATGGTCAGAAGCAGGTGCATCGGATGCTTCTGCCTTCTCAAAATCTGACATTCTAAGCTGATATCAATCCGGGACAGTTCGTCAAGGTGAATTATTAGATCCACGGAAGTCCTAGGCGCTCTGGCTAACAGGCAAAAGGGATTTCATCTTGAAATCAACGTGGCTGCGACTGTCGCAAGGACTTATTAACATGGTCGAAAGATGAGAACGGCTCTCTGCTCGGGAGCCAAACGGTTGATCAGAGAATGAACACCAGTCACCAGACAGAGGATGATCGTCACGTTAAGCTTCCACGGGAGATCTAATCGATGAGTTGGCGCAAGATCCTCATCGACATCGGCACACTAGTGAACATGAGTTTTGCTGTACAGCACAGTAACTCAACACGGCTTTTTCACAGGATTTCCCGATTAGGCTGTGCCTCAAGCCGATCAAATCTCTCAGTTTCACCTGCATTCCACTACATGTACTGATCACAGGGCATGGCTTTAAAACTCCGTGACCATTCCCACGTTTTTGGATCATATTGGACGAGATGGGATCTGATGGGACAGTACGATGTGACATGCGATGAGGCAAAGTCGGTCTCACACAGATACAGGACGTATACCATCGCCCTTTTACCTCGACATATTTGTACGAAGGAAAGGCCTCGATATCCTCATTCACCAAATTGTACGGCCTGGCCCTGGGAAGCATGAGGAAGTCTGTGCGCAGCTGATTCGCAGCTTCAACGATACCTTGGGAAGACTGCGGTGTGCACAGGCAGGCGCCTATCACAATTGAGCAGAGCAATTTCGGCATCACACGCGCGAAGTACAATGGTCCATCGCCGAGCACTCGCGAATGATCAGACATCCCCAGTGCCCTTGCCTGGTGTAGTGCTCCTGCTGCGAGCGCTTGCTGCGAGGTGAGCACCGTTTTGGCCTTGTCGGTGCTACCAGATGTGAAGAGCACGTAGGCCAGGTCTTCGGCACGCGCTTCTTGATGTTCATGTTTTGAGGAAGATGCGGGACTTTCCAACATCAATGACTGCACCGAGAGAGCATGCGGAGAGCGTATGGTAATTCGAGGAATCGCACAGCACGAGCCGTCTCTTGACTTATTCCATGCGATCTTCCACCCGTGCAGCCGTTGTGTGCGGCTCCACGAAGCCGAACGCCGCCGCGACTTTGAACACAGCAAGTACGCAGATGGGAGCCCAGCTCGACCACTTCAATGCCAGAAGCACGTTATCTCCGGGAACTACACCCAGACTCCGCAGTGCAGTCGCTACAGCTGTCGAGGCAGCATCGAGCTCAGAGTAGGTGAATTCCTTGTCCCACGACTCAATAGCGCTGTCCTTGCTGTGAATTTGGACTGTGCTCCGAAACAATGCAAGGTACGTATCGAACTCTGGCCGCGGCAAGGGTACGGACGACAGTCGGTGGGACGTTGTGTCGTCTCGCAGATTCACGAGCTCGATGCTGGACATGGGAGCCCGTGTATCTTACGTGACAAGCTGTTGATAGATGTGCTGCAGTACCGCATTCTTCGTCTGAGGATCTTGAGTATCTGGGCTGGAGAACTGCACCGCTTGGTCGAATTCCGTAACCGAGGCGACGTATGAGGTCTGCGAGACTGGCATGCCTGCTGACATACAAATGCACAGTGTGGCATGAGGTAGATGAGATTCTGGCACCGCGGTCCGGTGAGTTTCCCCTAGGAGTGCGCTGCATTTTGTCAAGTTGTCCTCGATGGTACTGTCTCTGTCAACGCCAAATTGGATCTGCTGCCTGTGCTTCTGCGATGCATTGGCGACCTCGACCTCGACTTTGACGAAGCCCCCTCCCCGACGATTCGAGAGGAATACAAGAAAGGCGAGTAAGACGCATGGGCAGCGATGGAGCCCCGGTATCGCTGAGCTTGTCGACATGGTTTTAGCTGCCCAAACTTGGGAGAAGAGAGCGCAGGCTTCTGCAATATGCATCGCAATGCGGGCGCAACGACGTCAAGTCTAAGCAATGCTAAGCACGATCACGATCACGATGCGATCCTATCGACAAACTATTGGAGTGACGAGGTAGCGATCGACCATGTGGGCTAGTTCTAGCGCTACGCTAATCTTGCCGCATTGAGTCGTTGCAAGACTCCCGTGTGTGGACTAAGTCATAGTTCTTAGGTTGCCATGAGTTCATCGATCGGTACATGGCGGCATGTCTCGCGTGGGTATCGACTTTTCTTCTACAATGCAGCCTAAGTTACGTCTGGCCGTCGATCAACTATATAGCGACACGCTGTAACCTCGACTTCATCAATAGGACAAAGCTACTTCGCTACACGCCAGCGTGTTGAACCAAAGTCAACGAGTCGAAGCGCTCGGCGGCGATCGACTTTGTCGCGAGCCCTCGGTGACTCTTCCTTGATCTTTCTACCTTTGCAGACTCAGCCAGCACGACCTGTCCACGACAATGTCGAACCAACAAGCTCCGTTATCAGAAGACTTCGGCCCACCAATATCTGGTCCCATCGAGCCCTTGCGATGTCTGTTCGCCAGGTCCGTGGCCAACTACCGCGACAACGTTGCACTAGCTGCTCTACACCAACCATCCCATGTGTACTCGGCTCCTTCGGTATCATCGAAATACCTGAGATGGACATACGGTACTCTGGCCGAACAAGCTGGGCTGTTTGCATCGGGACTTGCACATCGTGGTCTTGCTTGTGGCGAGACGATCGTTTCCCTGGTGAACAACTGTGCCGAATGGGCCGTTTCCTACCTTGCAAGCAAATCCGTGAGGAAGTCGGCTCCTATCTGTATAAGCTGGAACTCATTGTCGAAGACATGACCGCTCTGCAGACCTTTGTGGCGCAGATTGGTCAGTATAATCGCGATATGTTGACTGAGATTACCATCAAGGGCTGGGGCACTGGCAGAGGCGTGCACAAGGTATGTCCGATCCTCATCGCCTCGAAAGATTCTTGTGGCTTCGTACTGACTCTGTGCGTTGCTTTGACGTCCACCCCTTGCCGACTTTTCCACCGTCAATGTGGTCTCCACCTTGAAGAAAGCCATGTGTGAGGGAACATCTGTCGGCGTTGGCTCGTGACATGTTGAACAAGACCATGTGTAAGGTGAGCTCCGTCGGCGTTGCGTGTCACGATGCAACGGTGTGTTGAAGCAGAAGTCCGGTATTCAATTAGCATCACTCCTTGCTCATCATCATACCCACCACCAACCTTCGTAAACCTTCGTTCCCTCCACTTGCTTCACTACATCGGTCCCGAGGTTTCGAGAATATCCACGCCAAACCTATAGCCACATGGCTTCATTTCCAAGGCGTGAAGACCACATGGCACTAGTGACATTCTCTCACCTCAGCAGTGGGGCCTTCTGCTACGCGGCTCATGTGGCAGTCCGTTCAACGTCGACAGGAGCGGCCATACTCCGCGGATCACACTGATGAAAGACAAGGCGTGCAAGGGACATAGACGAGCTTGGCCAGTCGCTTCGGTACCGCGCCGAACTCTTTCTGTATGCATTTGCACACCATCAGCGAGCAATCTGCACCGGCGGCATTTGTTGTTGGTCTCGCACCCTGTGGCCGTTCACGTCGAGCAACCCTTTCGATGTGGAGCTGTGCCATGGGGCAAGAATTGACAGTCTGGAGCCGACGTTCAGGCGGTCACCACCGTAGGCGAAGCTCAAACAAGGCTCATTCTGGCCTCGGCGTCGCTTGAACATGGATTGCAACAGTCGATGGGCTCTGTTGGATATGTTATTCAACCTCACGACCCTCGACCTGCTGGACGATGGGCTCGCAAGCAAGCAAGGTCGGTAAAGAAGTTTCAGCTGTGCGACGATCACGGATCTTGATTCTTCCTGCACATGGTGTGCCACGGGGAATGCCTGCGGGCCATGCTGGGCCACGCAGGGCCTCGAGGCAAAAACCAAGCCCAGTAACCCGATCGAGGCCGACCTAGCCCCCTTGCGGCACGCTAAAGAGATATGAGTGGAGCTTAACGCGACCCGATTGCCTGCGAAGCGCCTTCAGCCGCCGATGTAACCAATGCGACGTTCAGCTGCGAGGTCGAGGCAACACGAAGCATGGTGTATGACCCATCTCCGCATCTGAGGACAGGGCAACGTGCGGCACGAGAAGGTCCGACTTGGGCTTGGCCGGGAGAAGATATAAGCTCCAGTGCCACCTCGAAAGAACGTCTTCGCTTCCCCTCTCTTGAAGCTTGTCGCGTCTTGCAACACCTTGGCTCCACCGTTGGACCTCCACCCACCAACACCGCCACCATGGCTGAGAAGATTGGAAAGAGCGAGGACTACACCTCCCACCATGAGAAGAATGCGAGTCCACCGGAATACAATGACTTGTCGGAACAAGCTGGTCGCCGCGGATCAGTCGCACTCAATATAGTCGAGAACCCTCTCAAGGTGAGCTCCAAGACATGAGAAGAAGACGCCGAGGGTTGGCAGCCAGTGCTTACCCACGTATAGCGCGTGTCAGCGGAGAAAGCCGCCGACGATGCTCGTGTATTCGCCGAATCGCACGGTATGCCAGAACATGCCCAACTCTTCGCCAAGGCAGCGCTGGTTGCACGCCACCCAGACGGCTTCGATGGAATGGCGGCGCTCGACGGGGGAGAGAAGTCGGCGTTGGCATATGAGCGTGATCACAAGTGGCATGGACCTACTATGCTGTGGTATTCCATCTCGCTCTGTGCCATTGGAGCTGCTACACAAGGATGGGATCAGACTGGTTCGAATGGAGCCAATCTTTCGTTTCCAACTGTAAGCAAATTCATGAGTGGTGAGGTTGTGAAGCGTGGGATGTGGGTTACATGCTGGAGCGAGATCCTCCTGGCATCAACGCATTTCCAACTTGCCCCTCAACACATCAATTCGTGGTCATGCGAGGAAGAAACGTCTGCTAACGCGATCCCAGGAATTCGGCATCGACGGCACAGGTCGCGATGAGTGGATTGTCGGCTTAATCAACGCCATCATCTTCCTCACAGCAGGTCTGATCGGTGCCTTCATCGTCGACCCCCTCAACCACTACCTCGGACGTCGCGGTGAGATCTTCGTCACCGCACTCTGCTTGACAGCAACCCCCATCGGTTCCGGCTTCGCAAAGTCATGGCAAGGACTCTTTGCTGCTCGATTCATCATGGGCATTGGCATTGGCGCAAAGAACGCCACAGTACCTATCTACTCTGCAGAAATGGCACCGGCCCGGATTCGTGGTGCGCTGGTTATGTTCTGGCAGTTATGGGTCGTTATAGGTAAGTCATATACCCCAAAACGCTCGACGAATCCGCACTGACGGTGACATTTCCCAGGCATCTTCCTCGGCTTCTGCGCCAACGTCATCGTCAAAGACACCGGCGACATCGCCTGGCGACTCCAACTCGGCTCCGCATTCATCCCCTCCTTCATCCTCGGCGTCGGCATCTTCTTCTGCCCCGAATCACCACGTTGGCTCATGAAGAAGGGCCGCCACCCACAAGCCTTCCGATCCATGAACAAGCTCCGCGCCCACCCCATCATCGCCGCCCGCGATTACTACTACTCCTGGATCATCTACGAAGAAGAGCTAAAAGTCGCAAGCGGATCTGGATACTTCCAGCGTCTATGGGATTGCTTCTCCGTCCCACGCATCAGGCGTGCAAACTACGGAGCTTCAACGGTCATGATCGCGCAGCAAATGTGAGTAAATTCGAAGGGCAGAAGGCATCATCTGCCTGGAACATGCGCGCGGCATCCCCAGCTCAGTCGCGGCTGCTGAGAGATTGGCACGTCGTGTTCGAGTATGGCTAACACTCTTCTGTTTAGGTGCGGCATCAACATCATCTCCTTCTACTCCTCCACCATCTTCGAAGAAGCCGGCTACACCGCTACCCAAGCCCTCTACGCCTCGCTAGGCTACGGCGCTGTCCAGGTCGTCTTCACGATCCCCACCCTCTTCCTCATCGACACCAAGGGCCGCCGCACCTTGACCCTCGCGACTTTCCCCGGCATGTGCATCTTCCTCCTCGCCGCAGGTCTCTCCCTCCTGATCCCTGATACCGCCAGCCGTGGCGCGCAGATCGGCCCCGTAGTGCTGTTCATCTACCTCTTCACCATCTGCTACTCGCTCGGCGAAGGACCTGTGGCGTTCCAGTACTCGGCTGAAGTATTCCCGACCATCCAGCGTGAGCAGGGAATGGCGTGGGCTGTGTGTATCAACAACACTTTCGCCGGAATTTTGTCCTTGACGTTCCCGCGTATGAGGACTGTCATGACTCCTACTGGTGCCTTCGGCTTTTACGCTGCACTCAACTTGATTGCCTGGTTTATGATCTTCTGCTTTTTGAGAGAGACGAAGCAGTTGACACTGGAGGAAATCGACCAAGTCTTCAGCGTGCCGACGAAGAAGTTTATTGGGTATGAGTTGAACGTCTGGCTGCCTTACTTCATTAAGCGACACCTGTTGTTTAACAAGAATGTGGTGGAGCCGCCGCCGATTATTCAGTCGCAGAAGGAGGCGGAGAGGTCGGGTTCGATTGCGGTGGTGAGTTAGGTTGGTAACGAATTGAAAAGAGATGGATTGAAAGCGCTATAGTGGTAGCTGCAGATGGTCGTTATACATGCCCGAACACACACTTCTGGTTTCCTTTCCACCCTACTTGACACGGCATGTGGTGTGACCAATACCTTTGCTTGCCACATGTGTCTGAGTACCGCACCGCGTTTACAACCATGGCTTCGTTCATGATGAATCTTGCTTCAGTGACTGCCATCTGGATCTTGCTGCACCACGCTTCCATGACATGCTAGTCTCTCATAGTTCCTCACGAGCCTTGAAATCGATCTCCCACCTTTCAGCCCCAGCCGAGGGGTTCGATATAAGCCATTTGCCGTTGCATCACCACCCGCAGTCGCTTGGACCCGTCCATAGCTGAGCCAACAGCGTGCGTACAGACATTCACGTCGTACGCAAGGCGGACAAGCTATCGTCATGTCATGCCGCGCAAGTCGCGGGTAGGTGTTACACGTATGTATAGTCAATCCCATGGTAATTGGACTTCAGGCACAGTAGGTCTCGACAGGAGTGGCCTTCAGGCTAGACGGATCGCCTATGATTATGCACCTGGGCCCGGCTCATTGTGAAG
It encodes:
- a CDS encoding Dol-P-Man:Man(5)GlcNAc(2)-PP-Dol alpha-1,3-mannosyltransferase; the protein is MSKLSEPLKQFINAAHARPNTVPAPKNVASIYERIAFDAASKKVGLPVWLSASTAATMTMNSPESMLALYNLATSPTHTSSKYPNQPLYAAELMREIGLKCIGFNGVPRTINVLGAFYSSLPAEIQSQLAQRKPRRHLSKSNIEDVLARGDGLWDSIYHPFSHKLSKKLAQSHPDLPVHIIESEYGCLFSDPPGAAGEGIPNVGRVLTSVIAVACLRAQSGVGPQVVSHVFGLRKAFEDGSAEGEEEVPGGRWVAGNEGSLWLLEQVDRIVYGLGEGRGTTYAPGFESAPKAKL
- a CDS encoding Succinyl-CoA:3-ketoacid coenzyme A transferase 1, mitochondrial; the protein is MDFVRPFTSQLASATRMQIRLVQTPRTALRAQKLAGQRRSFRTSAVSWREASGRPPAKVRGKSKVYASADEAVADIKSGSTLLSAGFGLCGTAETIIAALVRRGPDSLHSLTAVSNNAGTAIGGGLSPLIESGQITRAICSFLGNNKKLEKKYLNGEVAIELTPQGTIAEKLRCGGAGIPAFFTPTGVNTFIQTGQIPARLKGGETIEDGKARETRIFDGRVYNMETAIKGDVAILRAHKVDKAGNVQFRYTTKSFGPLMAKAAAVSIVEAEHIVEVGELSPDQIDLPGIFIDRIVQATEEKIIEVKTLRQDTDIEAEGQKSDALRRRNLIAKRAAKELKPGFYVNLGVGMPTLAPSFLPPNSNVWIQSENGILGMGPYPTEGELDADIINAGKETVTLVKGASVFDSSESFGMIRGGHVDVSMLGALQVGANGDLANYMIPGKVFKGMGGAMDLVSNPDQTKIVVLTDHVDKYGAPKIVQHCTLPLTGARCVSTIITDLAVFDVDRKKGGLTLVETAPGIGVDEIKQKTGAKFEVKEPLGVME
- a CDS encoding Efflux pump vrtL, which produces MTPISSTMIAPAATELSRDPHLTSSFDLQLVFSIFFIGYIVGPLFLAPLSEIYGRMIVLQLANIFFLVFNLACDFAHTRGEMLAFRLLCGLGACAPASIGGGVLGDLFRKEERGMAVALYTSGFIVGPSLGPVLGILIYFNLPETFGPRILYWRVSKLRRETGNSRLRTEWELEDHTTVKVLKQAFVRPFILLSTQPIVQFLALYLALLYGIFFLVLSTFFRVFTEPGGYILDLTYKRFSEKAPGKPEHRIALVFPSIVLASGGIFMYGWSVQATPHWIVPDIGGFLFSFGVSVLYTGIQAYGASVLWFFGEKLRARSPSAARKGEIEGDVPSL
- a CDS encoding Nonribosomal peptide synthetase anaPS; protein product: MPVSQTSYVASVTEFDQAVQFSSPDTQDPQTKNAVLQHIYQQLVTIELVNLRDDTTSHRLSSVPLPRPEFDTYLALFRSTVQIHSKDSAIESWDKEFTYSELDAASTAVATALRSLGVVPGDNVLLALKWSSWAPICVLAVFKVAAAFGFVEPHTTAARVEDRME
- a CDS encoding Polyol transporter 5, producing the protein MVYDPSPHLRTGQRAAREGPTWAWPGEDISSSATSKERLRFPSLEACRVLQHLGSTVGPPPTNTATMAEKIGKSEDYTSHHEKNASPPEYNDLSEQAGRRGSVALNIVENPLKRVSAEKAADDARVFAESHGMPEHAQLFAKAALVARHPDGFDGMAALDGGEKSALAYERDHKWHGPTMLWYSISLCAIGAATQGWDQTGSNGANLSFPTEFGIDGTGRDEWIVGLINAIIFLTAGLIGAFIVDPLNHYLGRRGEIFVTALCLTATPIGSGFAKSWQGLFAARFIMGIGIGAKNATVPIYSAEMAPARIRGALVMFWQLWVVIGIFLGFCANVIVKDTGDIAWRLQLGSAFIPSFILGVGIFFCPESPRWLMKKGRHPQAFRSMNKLRAHPIIAARDYYYSWIIYEEELKVASGSGYFQRLWDCFSVPRIRRANYGASTVMIAQQMCGINIISFYSSTIFEEAGYTATQALYASLGYGAVQVVFTIPTLFLIDTKGRRTLTLATFPGMCIFLLAAGLSLLIPDTASRGAQIGPVVLFIYLFTICYSLGEGPVAFQYSAEVFPTIQREQGMAWAVCINNTFAGILSLTFPRMRTVMTPTGAFGFYAALNLIAWFMIFCFLRETKQLTLEEIDQVFSVPTKKFIGYELNVWLPYFIKRHLLFNKNVVEPPPIIQSQKEAERSGSIAVVS